One Megalopta genalis isolate 19385.01 chromosome 5, iyMegGena1_principal, whole genome shotgun sequence DNA window includes the following coding sequences:
- the LOC117227456 gene encoding transmembrane protein 135 isoform X1, with protein sequence MPAQLSKFVLNASCKDYCHPWTNSCFTATTGLGLHALQESLRIYSTVYLVALLLRGKFPSRKDVRKTFTDTLQSVAFLSWSAFSYPMFICFLRRLLRNFNFLTVSFLPSFLSSLTAIFVERPSRRTLLCLYVSNIATETLFRMGQARGYYSSIPRGDTYIFSTSVALLLYYFRSKSNKHDSVYKIFRFVIGKYEGIDYIKKNTLQSPTLKCSTDESNMRSSKKKNKKPKKSLKKNIFLKSLATYKKIIENLKDLGKHASCPHSHSCLRYTLVGGMKCFSYGLSVQLGLNLVLQFQKILKRPQSIKSIMFKRSNLNLAVFLGGFSGLYKLLSCSLRRLFQKDSSHYAFPAGFISGLAFMSYGGNTIALYFMWKALQLLWNDLVEKQIVPEVKWFVIFLYCFSTAVLFHVAIIEPQNLRPSYWKFLCNISGDRIANMSRIPIDQFGLETSKHLEKVLVRTNTSNKRAYIF encoded by the exons ATGCCCGCTCAACTCAGCAAGTTCGTCCTGAACGCGTCCTGCAAGGACTATTGTCACCCATGGACAAACTCCTGTTTCACCGCGACGACCGGGCTCGGTTTGCACGCACTTCAAGAAAGCCTCAGGATATACTCCACCGTTTATTTA GTCGCACTGTTATTGAGGGGGAAATTCCCATCTAGGAAAGATGTCAGGAAAACATTCACAGATACGCTACAATCTGTAGCTTTTCTCTCGTGGAGCGCCTTTTCCTatcctatgttcatttgcttCCTGAG AAGGCTGCTTAGAAACTTTAACTTTCTGACGGTATCTTTTCTACCATCGTTTTTATCCAGTTTAACAGCTATTTTCGTTGAAAGACCATCCAGACGTACATTGCTATGTTTATACGTATCTAACATT GCTACAGAAACATTGTTTAGAATGGGTCAAGCCAGAGGATATTATTCTTCTATTCCTAGGGGagatacatatattttttctaCCAGTGTGGCATTATTGCTTTATTATTTCCGTTCGAAATCGAATAAACACGATTCGGTGTATAAAATATTTAG ATTTGTTATTGGAAAATACGAAGGTATtgattacattaaaaaaaacacCTTACAATCTCCCACGTTAAAATGTTCTACCGATGAGTCTAATATGAGGAGTTCaaagaaaaagaataaaaaacctAAAAAGTCACTCAAAAAGAATATATTCCTAAAGTCTCTCGCAACATACAAGAAGATTATCGAAAATCTGAAAGATCTAGGGAAACACGCGTCCTGTCCACATTCTCATAGTTGTCTTCGTTACACGCTGGTG GGTGGTATGAAATGCTTTAGTTATGGTCTTAGTGTTCAATTAGGACTCAATTTGGTATTACAATTTCAAAAGATACTTAAAAGACCACAGTCGATCAAATCTATAATGTTCAAGAGAAGCAACCTCAACTTGGCTGTGTTCTTAGGTGGTTTCTCAGGCCTTTATAAg CTATTGTCTTGTTCATTGAGGAGACTTTTCCAGAAAGATTCTTCCCATTACGCGTTTCCAGCTGGATtcataagtggtctagcattcATGTCTTACGGTGGTAATACCATAGCATTATACTTTATGTGGAAAGCATTGCAG ttaCTCTGGAATGATCTTGTGGAAAAGCAAATAGTACCCGAGGTGAAATGGTTTGTGATTTTCCTGTACTGTTTTAGTACAGCGGTACTCTTCCATGTAGCGATCATTGAACCACAAAATTTGCGTCCATCTTATTGGAAATTCTTATGCAACATATCCGGAGATAG aATAGCAAACATGTCTCGAATACCAATAGATCAATTTGGTTTAGAAACTAGTAAACATTTAGAAAAGGTGCTTGTGAGAACCAATACCAGCAATAAAAGGgcttatatattttaa
- the LOC117227456 gene encoding transmembrane protein 135 isoform X2, with amino-acid sequence MPAQLSKFVLNASCKDYCHPWTNSCFTATTGLGLHALQESLRIYSTVYLVALLLRGKFPSRKDVRKTFTDTLQSVAFLSWSAFSYPMFICFLRLLRNFNFLTVSFLPSFLSSLTAIFVERPSRRTLLCLYVSNIATETLFRMGQARGYYSSIPRGDTYIFSTSVALLLYYFRSKSNKHDSVYKIFRFVIGKYEGIDYIKKNTLQSPTLKCSTDESNMRSSKKKNKKPKKSLKKNIFLKSLATYKKIIENLKDLGKHASCPHSHSCLRYTLVGGMKCFSYGLSVQLGLNLVLQFQKILKRPQSIKSIMFKRSNLNLAVFLGGFSGLYKLLSCSLRRLFQKDSSHYAFPAGFISGLAFMSYGGNTIALYFMWKALQLLWNDLVEKQIVPEVKWFVIFLYCFSTAVLFHVAIIEPQNLRPSYWKFLCNISGDRIANMSRIPIDQFGLETSKHLEKVLVRTNTSNKRAYIF; translated from the exons ATGCCCGCTCAACTCAGCAAGTTCGTCCTGAACGCGTCCTGCAAGGACTATTGTCACCCATGGACAAACTCCTGTTTCACCGCGACGACCGGGCTCGGTTTGCACGCACTTCAAGAAAGCCTCAGGATATACTCCACCGTTTATTTA GTCGCACTGTTATTGAGGGGGAAATTCCCATCTAGGAAAGATGTCAGGAAAACATTCACAGATACGCTACAATCTGTAGCTTTTCTCTCGTGGAGCGCCTTTTCCTatcctatgttcatttgcttCCTGAG GCTGCTTAGAAACTTTAACTTTCTGACGGTATCTTTTCTACCATCGTTTTTATCCAGTTTAACAGCTATTTTCGTTGAAAGACCATCCAGACGTACATTGCTATGTTTATACGTATCTAACATT GCTACAGAAACATTGTTTAGAATGGGTCAAGCCAGAGGATATTATTCTTCTATTCCTAGGGGagatacatatattttttctaCCAGTGTGGCATTATTGCTTTATTATTTCCGTTCGAAATCGAATAAACACGATTCGGTGTATAAAATATTTAG ATTTGTTATTGGAAAATACGAAGGTATtgattacattaaaaaaaacacCTTACAATCTCCCACGTTAAAATGTTCTACCGATGAGTCTAATATGAGGAGTTCaaagaaaaagaataaaaaacctAAAAAGTCACTCAAAAAGAATATATTCCTAAAGTCTCTCGCAACATACAAGAAGATTATCGAAAATCTGAAAGATCTAGGGAAACACGCGTCCTGTCCACATTCTCATAGTTGTCTTCGTTACACGCTGGTG GGTGGTATGAAATGCTTTAGTTATGGTCTTAGTGTTCAATTAGGACTCAATTTGGTATTACAATTTCAAAAGATACTTAAAAGACCACAGTCGATCAAATCTATAATGTTCAAGAGAAGCAACCTCAACTTGGCTGTGTTCTTAGGTGGTTTCTCAGGCCTTTATAAg CTATTGTCTTGTTCATTGAGGAGACTTTTCCAGAAAGATTCTTCCCATTACGCGTTTCCAGCTGGATtcataagtggtctagcattcATGTCTTACGGTGGTAATACCATAGCATTATACTTTATGTGGAAAGCATTGCAG ttaCTCTGGAATGATCTTGTGGAAAAGCAAATAGTACCCGAGGTGAAATGGTTTGTGATTTTCCTGTACTGTTTTAGTACAGCGGTACTCTTCCATGTAGCGATCATTGAACCACAAAATTTGCGTCCATCTTATTGGAAATTCTTATGCAACATATCCGGAGATAG aATAGCAAACATGTCTCGAATACCAATAGATCAATTTGGTTTAGAAACTAGTAAACATTTAGAAAAGGTGCTTGTGAGAACCAATACCAGCAATAAAAGGgcttatatattttaa
- the LOC117227456 gene encoding transmembrane protein 135 isoform X3: protein MFICFLRRLLRNFNFLTVSFLPSFLSSLTAIFVERPSRRTLLCLYVSNIATETLFRMGQARGYYSSIPRGDTYIFSTSVALLLYYFRSKSNKHDSVYKIFRFVIGKYEGIDYIKKNTLQSPTLKCSTDESNMRSSKKKNKKPKKSLKKNIFLKSLATYKKIIENLKDLGKHASCPHSHSCLRYTLVGGMKCFSYGLSVQLGLNLVLQFQKILKRPQSIKSIMFKRSNLNLAVFLGGFSGLYKLLSCSLRRLFQKDSSHYAFPAGFISGLAFMSYGGNTIALYFMWKALQLLWNDLVEKQIVPEVKWFVIFLYCFSTAVLFHVAIIEPQNLRPSYWKFLCNISGDRIANMSRIPIDQFGLETSKHLEKVLVRTNTSNKRAYIF, encoded by the exons atgttcatttgcttCCTGAG AAGGCTGCTTAGAAACTTTAACTTTCTGACGGTATCTTTTCTACCATCGTTTTTATCCAGTTTAACAGCTATTTTCGTTGAAAGACCATCCAGACGTACATTGCTATGTTTATACGTATCTAACATT GCTACAGAAACATTGTTTAGAATGGGTCAAGCCAGAGGATATTATTCTTCTATTCCTAGGGGagatacatatattttttctaCCAGTGTGGCATTATTGCTTTATTATTTCCGTTCGAAATCGAATAAACACGATTCGGTGTATAAAATATTTAG ATTTGTTATTGGAAAATACGAAGGTATtgattacattaaaaaaaacacCTTACAATCTCCCACGTTAAAATGTTCTACCGATGAGTCTAATATGAGGAGTTCaaagaaaaagaataaaaaacctAAAAAGTCACTCAAAAAGAATATATTCCTAAAGTCTCTCGCAACATACAAGAAGATTATCGAAAATCTGAAAGATCTAGGGAAACACGCGTCCTGTCCACATTCTCATAGTTGTCTTCGTTACACGCTGGTG GGTGGTATGAAATGCTTTAGTTATGGTCTTAGTGTTCAATTAGGACTCAATTTGGTATTACAATTTCAAAAGATACTTAAAAGACCACAGTCGATCAAATCTATAATGTTCAAGAGAAGCAACCTCAACTTGGCTGTGTTCTTAGGTGGTTTCTCAGGCCTTTATAAg CTATTGTCTTGTTCATTGAGGAGACTTTTCCAGAAAGATTCTTCCCATTACGCGTTTCCAGCTGGATtcataagtggtctagcattcATGTCTTACGGTGGTAATACCATAGCATTATACTTTATGTGGAAAGCATTGCAG ttaCTCTGGAATGATCTTGTGGAAAAGCAAATAGTACCCGAGGTGAAATGGTTTGTGATTTTCCTGTACTGTTTTAGTACAGCGGTACTCTTCCATGTAGCGATCATTGAACCACAAAATTTGCGTCCATCTTATTGGAAATTCTTATGCAACATATCCGGAGATAG aATAGCAAACATGTCTCGAATACCAATAGATCAATTTGGTTTAGAAACTAGTAAACATTTAGAAAAGGTGCTTGTGAGAACCAATACCAGCAATAAAAGGgcttatatattttaa
- the LOC117227454 gene encoding uncharacterized protein LOC117227454 isoform X2 translates to MESKIAKQLNIPEWIVNLRHDTAHGHELPSIGVLRIAINILLTWLHEEYWAAEANRLEECIVMEESVKEAQENEEIQEFSDLIELWTSVSLYIHAGYHLVGDIPDSELVETLKDLHSYVISLFEQQGNENVENYNNGYEKLATDDIRTGEEYTLETARMVLLSEISRYFSKKSDPSKKDVVCDELFKSEAFLPNKDVLFIFIQENTENELKNDILPSDMLKFWKDIIFLLYENRMMETLIMGLLGLINDQEVDKHKRLFASLWISSIAYGFVKLDIAHCISRTLEYKFDLTGKRLPPRAFKMKVMEETENAYPHLKHVLWFNLSGAVLPILTDLNFVSKLLLNANEYSITFISPILELICPKIDATKKQMLLNLVKIYAERRTTVGESSNKDYTAFTVEDVQTLHKRHAPNVIEKSKSKSITSHFFTDQRVRNSQWKSMFGNYEWAVCPIGLLPWQVDSMKILKPLRTVSHRYISISESEIIPGVLDSKDLKKESQINWDNVLRKKKRLKRKHEQRSTDVMLLLFVESIKTRKEG, encoded by the exons ATGGAAAGCAAG ATTGCAAAGCAGCTAAATATCCCAGAATGGATTGTGAACTTGAGACACGATACTGCTCACGGGCACGAGTTGCCGTCCATCGGTGTGTTAAGAATagctataaatatattattaacatGGCTACAT GAAGAATATTGGGCAGCCGAAGCCAACAGATTGGAAGAGTGTATTGTCATGGAGGAGTCTGTGAAAGAAGCTCaagaaaatgaagaaattcaAGAATTTAGCGATTTAATTGAACTTTGGACTTCCGTTAGTTTATACATTCATGCTGGATACCATTTAGTAGGGGATATTCCAGATTCTGAATTGGT GGAAACTTTAAAAGATCTCCATTCGTATGTCATCTCTCTGTTTGAGCAACAAGGTAACGAGAACGTAGAGAACTATAACAATGGTTATGAAAAACTGGCTACCGATGATATAAGAACAGGCGAAGAATATACATTAGAGACCGCTAGAATGGTTCTTTTATCTGAGATTTCTAGATATTTCAGTAAAAAATCCGATCCTAGTAAAAAGGATGTAGTTTGCGATGAACTCTTTAAATCGGAAGCTTTCTTACCAAATAAagatgttttatttattttcatacaagaaaatactgaaaatgaattaaaaaatgacATTTTGCCATCGGATATGTTGAAATTCTGGAaagatattatatttctattatacgaGAACAGAATGATGGAGACTTTGATCATGGGTTTACTTGGATTAATAAACGATCAAGAAGTAGATAAACATAAGAGATTATTCGCTTCGCTATGGATAAGTTCGATAGCCTATGGTTTTGTGAAATTAGATATTGCTCACTGTATATCACGTACTTTAGAGTACAAGTTTGATTTGACTGGGAAAAGATTACCGCCAAGAGCATTTAAAATGAAGGTGATGGAAGAAACTGAAAATGCTTATCCACACTTGAAACATGTTTTATGGTTCAATTTATCTGGTGCGGTATTGCCAATTTTAACCGATCTGAACTTTGTTTCGAAACTTTTGTTAAATGCAAATGAATActctattacatttatatcacCTATCTTGGAATTAATATGTCCCAAGATAGATGCTACGAAAAAACAGATGTTGCTGAATTTGGTGAAAATTTATGCAGAGAGACGAACAACCGTCGGTGAAAGTTCCAACAAGGATTACACAGCTTTCACTGTAGAGGACGTTCAGACTTTACATAAACGTCATGCACCAAACGTAATTGAAAAAAGCAAATCCAAAAGCATAACGTCTCATTTTTTCACGGATCAAAGAGTGCGAAATAGTCAATGGAAATCTATGTTCG gtaATTACGAATGGGCAGTATGTCCAATTGGTTTACTTCCATGGCAAGTAGATTCCATGAAAATCCTAAAACCGTTGAGGACTGTCTCACACCGATACATTTCGATCTCGGAGTCCGAAATTATACCCGGAGTTTTAGATAGCAAGGATCTCAAAAAGGAAAGTCAAATTAACTGGGACAACGttttaagaaaaaagaaacgtcTAAAAAGAAAGCATGAACAAAGAAGTACAGATGTCATG CTGTTACTATTTGTTGAAAGTATAAAAACACGGAAAGAAGGATAA
- the LOC117227454 gene encoding uncharacterized protein LOC117227454 isoform X1, translated as MALSLKLESGKQVPWFSLIEWHQVYQQVYSNNKTEQTKAYETLLAWKARMPKLPVGVDCTLSIMQVCLRDLEWTPRIHNGELQISYENDLCLMYSTTIMRFLNHIANIGHTKQTSLFQIAKQLNIPEWIVNLRHDTAHGHELPSIGVLRIAINILLTWLHEEYWAAEANRLEECIVMEESVKEAQENEEIQEFSDLIELWTSVSLYIHAGYHLVGDIPDSELVETLKDLHSYVISLFEQQGNENVENYNNGYEKLATDDIRTGEEYTLETARMVLLSEISRYFSKKSDPSKKDVVCDELFKSEAFLPNKDVLFIFIQENTENELKNDILPSDMLKFWKDIIFLLYENRMMETLIMGLLGLINDQEVDKHKRLFASLWISSIAYGFVKLDIAHCISRTLEYKFDLTGKRLPPRAFKMKVMEETENAYPHLKHVLWFNLSGAVLPILTDLNFVSKLLLNANEYSITFISPILELICPKIDATKKQMLLNLVKIYAERRTTVGESSNKDYTAFTVEDVQTLHKRHAPNVIEKSKSKSITSHFFTDQRVRNSQWKSMFGNYEWAVCPIGLLPWQVDSMKILKPLRTVSHRYISISESEIIPGVLDSKDLKKESQINWDNVLRKKKRLKRKHEQRSTDVMLLLFVESIKTRKEG; from the exons ATGGCGCTTTCCCTAAAACTGGAAAGTGGGAAACAAGTTCCATGGTTTTCACT AATCGAATGGCACCAAGTGTATCAGCAAGTATATTCAAACAACAAAACTGAGCAAACCAAGGCATATGAAACTCTATTAGCATGGAAAGCAAG GATGCCAAAATTGCCGGTAGGCGTGGACTGTACCCTCTCTATCATGCAAGTCTGTCTTAGAGATCTTGAATGGACTCCTAGGATACATAACGGGGAATTGCAGATTAGTTATGAAAATGATTTATGTTTAATGTATTCAACTACGATAATGAGATTCTTAAATCATATCGCTAACATAGGGCACACGAAGCAAACATCCTTGTTTCAGATTGCAAAGCAGCTAAATATCCCAGAATGGATTGTGAACTTGAGACACGATACTGCTCACGGGCACGAGTTGCCGTCCATCGGTGTGTTAAGAATagctataaatatattattaacatGGCTACAT GAAGAATATTGGGCAGCCGAAGCCAACAGATTGGAAGAGTGTATTGTCATGGAGGAGTCTGTGAAAGAAGCTCaagaaaatgaagaaattcaAGAATTTAGCGATTTAATTGAACTTTGGACTTCCGTTAGTTTATACATTCATGCTGGATACCATTTAGTAGGGGATATTCCAGATTCTGAATTGGT GGAAACTTTAAAAGATCTCCATTCGTATGTCATCTCTCTGTTTGAGCAACAAGGTAACGAGAACGTAGAGAACTATAACAATGGTTATGAAAAACTGGCTACCGATGATATAAGAACAGGCGAAGAATATACATTAGAGACCGCTAGAATGGTTCTTTTATCTGAGATTTCTAGATATTTCAGTAAAAAATCCGATCCTAGTAAAAAGGATGTAGTTTGCGATGAACTCTTTAAATCGGAAGCTTTCTTACCAAATAAagatgttttatttattttcatacaagaaaatactgaaaatgaattaaaaaatgacATTTTGCCATCGGATATGTTGAAATTCTGGAaagatattatatttctattatacgaGAACAGAATGATGGAGACTTTGATCATGGGTTTACTTGGATTAATAAACGATCAAGAAGTAGATAAACATAAGAGATTATTCGCTTCGCTATGGATAAGTTCGATAGCCTATGGTTTTGTGAAATTAGATATTGCTCACTGTATATCACGTACTTTAGAGTACAAGTTTGATTTGACTGGGAAAAGATTACCGCCAAGAGCATTTAAAATGAAGGTGATGGAAGAAACTGAAAATGCTTATCCACACTTGAAACATGTTTTATGGTTCAATTTATCTGGTGCGGTATTGCCAATTTTAACCGATCTGAACTTTGTTTCGAAACTTTTGTTAAATGCAAATGAATActctattacatttatatcacCTATCTTGGAATTAATATGTCCCAAGATAGATGCTACGAAAAAACAGATGTTGCTGAATTTGGTGAAAATTTATGCAGAGAGACGAACAACCGTCGGTGAAAGTTCCAACAAGGATTACACAGCTTTCACTGTAGAGGACGTTCAGACTTTACATAAACGTCATGCACCAAACGTAATTGAAAAAAGCAAATCCAAAAGCATAACGTCTCATTTTTTCACGGATCAAAGAGTGCGAAATAGTCAATGGAAATCTATGTTCG gtaATTACGAATGGGCAGTATGTCCAATTGGTTTACTTCCATGGCAAGTAGATTCCATGAAAATCCTAAAACCGTTGAGGACTGTCTCACACCGATACATTTCGATCTCGGAGTCCGAAATTATACCCGGAGTTTTAGATAGCAAGGATCTCAAAAAGGAAAGTCAAATTAACTGGGACAACGttttaagaaaaaagaaacgtcTAAAAAGAAAGCATGAACAAAGAAGTACAGATGTCATG CTGTTACTATTTGTTGAAAGTATAAAAACACGGAAAGAAGGATAA
- the LOC117227458 gene encoding haloacid dehalogenase-like hydrolase domain-containing protein 2, translating to MTRQIRMVLIDLSGTLHIDSTVIPGAVEALTRLRSANIPLKFVTNTTKESGNCLHKRLNSLGFDIQKEEIFSSLAAAKNLIIERKLNPLLLIDPAANEDFDGLIKNDQKANAVVVGLAPDKFHYEELNKAFRLLLDGAPLIAIHKGRYYKRPDGLALGPGAFISGLEYSANVKAEVVGKPTAEFFKAALAGVPPEEAIMIGDDVKDDVAGAQTIGIRGLLVQTGKYREGDENTIIPPPMKICSSFMEAVSYILEEKD from the exons atgACCAGACAAATACGAATGGTATTGATAGATCTTAGTGGTACTCTGCATATTGATAGCACAGTGATTCCTGGCGCTGTGGAAGCCTTAACCAG GCTTAGAAGTGCTAATATACCATTGAAATTCGTTACAAATACAACGAAAGAGTCCGGTAACTGTCTACACAAACGATTAAACAGCCTTGGTTTCGATATACAGAAAGAGGAAATCTTCAGCTCTTTAGCTGCCGCAAAGAATTTAATCATTGAAAGAAAATTGAATCCACTGTTGTTGATCGATCCCGCAGCCAATGAAGATTTCGATGgtttaataaaaaatgatcagAAAGCAAACGCGGTGGTAGTTGGATTAGCACCGGATAAATTCCACTACGAGGAATTAAACAAAGCTTTTAG ATTGTTGTTAGATGGTGCTCCGCTCATAGCAATTCATAAAGGCAGATATTATAAACGGCCGGACGGTTTGGCTTTAGGACCGGGTGCATTCATTTCTGGTTTAGAATATTCCGCCAATGTTAAAGCTGAAGTTGTCGGCAAACCAACCGCGGAATTTTTTAAAGCAGCATTAGCCGGTGTACCTCCGGAGGAAGCTATTATGATCGGCGAT GACGTCAAAGATGACGTAGCTGGAGCGCAAACTATTGGTATCAGGGGTCTTTTGGTGCAGACAGGAAAGTATAGAGAAGGAGATGAAAATACAATTATACCACCACCCATGAAAATATGCAGCTCCTTTATGGAAGCTGTGTCATATATTTTGGAGGAGAAGGATTAG